A genomic stretch from Coffea arabica cultivar ET-39 chromosome 10c, Coffea Arabica ET-39 HiFi, whole genome shotgun sequence includes:
- the LOC113723413 gene encoding amino-acid permease BAT1 homolog: MAIPRQAMEIDSGEKRLNELGYKQELKREMSLFKTMAITFSCMAVFTGTPLYGQSLLYAGPAPLLWGWVVVSFFTWFVGLAMSEICSSFPTTGSLYFWAAHLAGPRWGPFASWCCAWLETIGLVSGIGAQAYSGAQALQIIILLSSGTNKGGGYFAPKSVFLGIYVFFILVWAVLNSFALKVIAYLNIISIWWQVIGGLVVIIMLPLVAQTRQPASYVFSHFELSSDSTGIGSAPYAVIMAVLLSHYCLYGYDAAAHLTEETKGADRTGPFAILSCIGIITVFGWAYNVALTFSIQDFSYLYDPKNETAGALVPAQIIYDAFHGRYHNVTGAIVFLWIIWGSFFFCGLSVTTSAARVIYALSRDEGIPFSRVWVKLHPQHKVPVNAVWLSAAIAILLGLPILKLNVIFSAIISISTVGWVGSYAVPIFARLVMAEEKFKPGPFYMGRAGKVVYLVAFLWICYTCSVFLLPTLYPITWSTFNYAPAALFVALTLIMLWWALDARKWFKGPVRNIDKQNGDV, encoded by the exons ATGGCCATCCCTAGGCAAGCCATGGAAATAGATTCTGGAGAAAAGCGTCTCAATGAGCTTGGATACAAGCAAGAGCTCAAGAGAGAAATG aGCCTTTTCAAGACAATGGCAATAACATTCTCTTGCATGGCAGTTTTCACTGGTACACCCTTGTATGGTCAAAGTTTGCTATACGCTGGTCCTGCTCCCTTGTTATGGGGATGGGTGGTTGTCTCCTTCTTCACCTGGTTTGTTGGACTTGCTATGTCTGAAATTTGCTCTTCTTTTCCG ACCACTGGCTCGCTCTACTTCTGGGCTGCACATCTGGCCGGACCACGCTGGGGGCCATTTGCATCATGGTGCTGTGCTTGGCTCGAGACTATTGGTCTTGTTTCTGGCATAGGTGCTCAG GCATATTCTGGAGCACAAGCATTGcaaataatcattcttttgtCCAGTGGAACAAACAAGGGTGGAGGATACTTTGCTCCTAAAAGTGTATTCCTGGGCATATATGTATTCTTCATCCTCGTATGGGCAGTACTCAATTCCTTTGCTCTCAAAGTAATTGCCTACCTCAACATAATCTCTATTTGGTGGCAG GTGATTGGTGGTTTAGTGGTGATTATAATGCTTCCTCTAGTGGCACAGACAAGACAACCAGCATCTTATGTGTTTTCTCATTTTGAGTTGTCATCTGATTCAACTGGAATAGGTAGTGCGCCCTATGCAGTTATAATGGCTGTGCTTCTGAGCCATTATTGTTTATATGGCTATGATGCTGCTGCTCACTTGACTGAAGAAACAAAAGGAGCTGATCGAACTGgaccttttgccattctttctTGCATTGGTATCATTACAGTTTTTGGTTGGGCATATAATGTTGCTCTTACCTTCAGCATCCAG gATTTTTCTTACCTATATGATCCAAAAAATGAGACTGCTGGAGCACTGGTACCAGCCCAGATAATTTATGATGCATTCCATGGAAGATATCACAATGTTACTGGTGCAATAGTGTTTCTCTGGATTATATGGGGTTCTTTCTTCTTCTGTGGCCTCTCAGTGACAACTAGTGCTGCAAGAGTT ATATATGCGCTTTCAAGGGATGAAGGAATTCCATTTTCACGAGTTTGGGTAAAACTCCACCCGCAGCATAAGGTTCCAGTAAATGCGGTGTGGCTTTCTGCAGCCATAGCTATCCTTCTTGGACTCCCCATCCTCAAGCTTAACGTCATCTTCAGCGCTATAATTTCCATTAGCACGGTTGGCTGGGTGGGTAGTTATGCTGTCCCCATCTTCGCAAGATTGGTAATGGCTGAGGAGAAATTCAAACCAGGACCCTTCTATATGGGCAGAGCAGGAAAGGTGGTGTACTTGGTAGCCTTCTTGTGGATATGCTACACCTGCTCAGTCTTCCTATTGCCAACTCTCTATCCCATTACATGGAGTACTTTCAACTATGCTCCCGCTGCTCTCTTTGTAGCCTTGACATTGATAATGCTGTGGTGGGCTTTGGACGCCAGGAAATGGTTCAAGGGACCTGTAAGAAACATTGACAAGCAGAATGGAGATGTTTAG